A window of Amycolatopsis australiensis contains these coding sequences:
- a CDS encoding VC0807 family protein, which translates to MIEAKTGPDAGLRRVVRANVLAVVFEVVVPMALFYGLRAAGVSQWWALMAGVLVAAPYVLWTIARNRKIDVVALVTLSVLVLSVVLGLLSDDPRTLAIREGWTAALGGLFGAWMLVSVFLGRPAQLTLGRTIAEVKRGAEGAAAWAARWDTDPRFRRGLRVNTAVWGAVLLANAVVHVVLVYALPIDLISLVTTVAWFGSLALLITWHVWYLRKENLDA; encoded by the coding sequence ATGATCGAAGCCAAGACCGGACCGGACGCCGGCCTGCGCCGGGTCGTCCGCGCCAACGTGCTGGCCGTCGTGTTCGAGGTCGTCGTGCCGATGGCGCTGTTCTACGGCCTGCGCGCCGCGGGCGTGAGCCAGTGGTGGGCGCTGATGGCCGGGGTCCTCGTCGCCGCGCCGTACGTGCTGTGGACCATCGCCCGCAACCGCAAGATCGACGTCGTCGCGCTGGTCACGCTGAGCGTCCTGGTGCTGTCGGTCGTGCTCGGCCTGCTGTCGGACGACCCGCGCACGCTGGCGATCCGCGAAGGCTGGACAGCGGCGCTGGGCGGGCTGTTCGGCGCGTGGATGCTCGTCTCGGTCTTTCTCGGCCGGCCGGCGCAGCTGACCCTCGGCCGCACGATCGCCGAGGTCAAGCGAGGTGCGGAAGGCGCGGCCGCGTGGGCGGCCCGCTGGGACACCGACCCGCGGTTCCGGCGCGGGCTGCGCGTCAACACGGCGGTGTGGGGCGCGGTCCTGCTGGCGAACGCCGTGGTGCACGTCGTGCTGGTCTACGCGCTGCCGATCGACCTGATCTCGCTGGTCACGACCGTCGCCTGGTTCGGCTCGCTGGCCTTGCTGATCACCTGGCACGTCTGGTACCTGCGCAAGGAGAACCTCGATGCCTGA
- a CDS encoding TetR/AcrR family transcriptional regulator: protein MRARTFTESGRRAQIVRAAIAVIAEAGYLKASFSRIAKHAGLSSTGMISYHFAGKDDLLKACVTEIEEITGAFMQPRIDAAVGHVAQLRAYVEANVELVGEHPAEVKALIDLVKNAGSQSDAVNGRLALFEEHFRTGQAAGVFGSFDPRTAAVSFTAGLDAVVATAAAAGTGPAELTRIGRELADLYVRATAPESAGGST from the coding sequence ATGCGAGCAAGAACGTTCACCGAGTCCGGCCGGCGAGCCCAGATCGTGCGGGCGGCGATCGCCGTGATCGCCGAAGCCGGCTACCTCAAGGCGTCGTTCAGCCGGATCGCCAAGCACGCCGGCCTGTCGAGCACCGGGATGATCAGCTACCACTTCGCGGGCAAGGACGACCTGCTCAAGGCGTGCGTCACCGAAATCGAAGAGATCACCGGGGCGTTCATGCAGCCGCGCATCGACGCGGCCGTCGGCCACGTCGCGCAGCTGCGCGCCTACGTCGAGGCGAACGTCGAGCTCGTCGGTGAGCACCCCGCCGAGGTCAAGGCGCTGATCGACCTCGTCAAGAACGCCGGTTCGCAGAGCGACGCCGTGAACGGGCGGCTCGCGTTGTTCGAAGAGCACTTCCGCACCGGGCAGGCGGCCGGCGTCTTCGGCTCCTTCGACCCCCGGACCGCGGCGGTCTCGTTCACCGCCGGGCTCGACGCCGTCGTCGCCACCGCGGCCGCGGCCGGGACCGGCCCCGCCGAGCTCACGCGCATTGGGCGCGAGCTCGCCGACCTCTACGTGCGGGCGACCGCACCCGAATCCGCTGGGGGATCCACGTGA